A segment of the Desulfovibrio sp. genome:
GCCCATGGTGGCCCAGAAGGTGAAGGAACTCTTCGGCAGGGAGCCCAACCGTTCCATGAACCCCGACGAGGTTGTGGCTATGGGCGCGGCCATCCAGGGCGGCATCCTGGCCGGCGACGTCAAGGACGTGCTGCTTCTGGACGTGACTCCGCTGTCGCTTGGCATCGAGACCCTGGGCGGCGTGTTCACCAAGCTGATAGAGCGCAACACCACCATCCCCACCCGTAAATCGCAGGTGTTCACCACCGCGGCCGACAACCAGCCCTCGGTGTCCATCCACGCCATGCAGGGCGAGCGTCCCATGGCCGCGGACAACATGACCCTGGGCCGCTTCGAGCTCACCGGCATCCCCGCCGCCCCTCGCGGCGTGCCGCAGATCGAAGTCAGCTTCGACATCGACGCCAACGGCATCGTGAACGTATCCGCCAAGGACACCGCCACGGGCAAGCAGCAGTCCATTCAGATCACCGCCTCCTCCGGCCTTTCCGAAGCCGAGATCCAGCGCCTGATCAAGGACGCCGAATCCCACGCGGACGACGACAAGAAGAAGCAGGAAACCATTGAGGCCAGAAACCACGCCGACACTTTGGTCTACACCACGGAGAAGAGCCTGCGCGATCTTGGCGACAAGGTGGACGCGGTGACCAAGGGCGAGATCGAGGCCAAGTGCGAGAAGCTGAAGGAACTCATGAAGGGCGAGGATGCCGAGGCCATCAAGAAGGCCACGGAGGAACTCTCCCAGGTGGCCCACAAGCTGGCCGAAAAACTCTACCAGCAGCAGGGCGCTCAGCCCGGCGGCCCGGAAGCGGGCGGCCCCGGCGCAGGTCCCGAGGGCGGGCATCCTGGTGGCCACGCCAAGGACGAGGATGTGGTCGACGCGGACTACACCGAAGTGAAGAAATAAACGCAGCCGCGAAGAAGAATACAAAAGCCCGGTCGGAGATCCTCCGGCCGGGCTTTACTCTTTTGCCCACACAGAAAGAGACCTGCCGGCCACGTCACTTCCTGCTTATGCTCACCACGGCCCAGGTTTCCTTGTCCGACAACCCTTGAGCGTGGTACTTCACGCTCCCCAGGCCGCTTATCTCCTTGAACAGCGCCTGATGGTTGCTCACTATCCCCATGGGGCAGCTGAACAGGCAGATCAGGCAGCCGCTGGATCCGGGCCGGGTTGCCGTGTTCAGGTTGCCACCGAAGCGCATATCAATGTCGCGCCCCCCTGGATCTTTAATCAACTCGTTGATATCCATGGTTTTTGTCACTCCCTCCACGGTCACCATGATCCGGAGGGAATCGCCTTCCACCTGGGTGGTGTGCCAGTTTTGCATGGTCATGTTGTCACCGGCCTTGAAGCCGAGCAGGACCATGGCGTCGTAAAACTGCCTGGGGGTGATGTAGCCTTTAAACAGAGCCTTTTCCGCGTATTCCCCATCTTTGAACACCGCGAAATGCTGGAGAATGTCTCCCGTTTTCCTGGGATTAAGCTCGGCCAGAAAGGAAAGGGTTCCCGTCGCCACGTCCACTGTGAGAGGCATTTGCGGAGAGAGGCCCCTGGGCAGTTCCCCGGCCCAAGCTGGAAGGGCCAGCAGACAAATGCCCAGGGCAAGGACAATGCGTTTCATAATCGTCTCCGGATTATCCGAGCTTGTCCGCCAAGCGGCGCAGAAGAGACGCCAGCCGGGAACGGCGGCGAAGGCGAGGATGGTGCGCGCCGCCGGCCAATTCGGGCAGGCGTTCAAGTATGAGCCTGGCTGCCAATTCCGTGCCGTAGCGGGTAAGCCCCGAACATTTCGCGAAATGCTTGGCCGGCACGGCCTTGACCGGCTTGGTCAGGACCCGGCAGCAGGAAGAACCGTGATCGGCTTTGAACTTATCGTGCAATATTTTAGATGCTTCCCGGACCGTTGTTGGCGGCAAACTCCGTGATAAAAACCACGACGTGGCCATAACCGCCCCGGCCAATGCCCCGCAGATGCATCCCGCCTTTCCCAGACCCTCGCCGAACCCCATGGCCAGACCACGCGCCTGCTCGCGGTCCAAGCCGCCACCCAGGCCATCGTTCAACACCGTCATGATGGATTCGGCACAGTACATTTCACGGCTCAAGAACAGGGCCTCGGCCCTTTCGGCCAAGGCGTGTATCAGTACGTCACTCATGGAAAACCTGTTTGGCAGGGGAGAGGCAAAAAGGCAAATCCGCAATGCCGATGCCTGGCATGCCATTCCATACACCACGCCAATCCTTGATTTGACGCGAGATGGGAGCTAGAGTAGCGCACACTGATTCGAATACTCCACAAGGGTTTACCCGCCATGATCACCTCACGCCTGCTCAACGCCTCTCTCATCATATTGCTTTTTACCCTCTCGGGCTGTGCCGGGATGGACTTCTTCGGCAAGGATGCCCCGCCAACCTCTCCCCAGGAGCAGGCGGCGCTCCAGGCCAAAGCCGACGAAGCATGGCGGGCCGCGAAATACGACCGGGCGCTCACCCTCTACGGTTTGATCCTGCAAGGCCAGTCCCTCACACGCGAGGCAAAGCTCACCGCCCACGAGCGCTCCGCCAGGGCCGCTCTCTATACCGGCCGGGCCGCAGAGGCCCTGACTTCCCTGGACAACTGGGCCCAGACCGATTCCAAAGTGAAAGCAACCTGGGAATGGACCAGCCTGTACATCCAAGCTCTTTCAGCCACAGGACGCGAACGCCAGGCTGAAGAACATCTGGCCAAGATACTCCAGGGCAGGGGGAATCCGTTCGAGCTGACCGGCCCGGCGGGCATCGAACTTGCCAAGCGCTATGCTTCCCGCGACCAGGCCAGCCAGGCTGCCCAGGCCCTTCGTACCCAGCACGCCAAAGCGCCCAACCGCAAGGACCGCGCCCAGTTCGAGTCGGACACTGCCCGCATGCTGGGTTCGCTTGAGCCCAAGCCCATGTCCGCTTTTCTTTCAACGGTGAACGAAGCCAACAAGAACGTCTTTCCCTACAACCTGATCGCTTTTGAGAACCTTCGCAGGGCTGTCTCAGCCAATCCCGCGGAACGCGGGCGCATGCAGGACATGGCCGACCGGCTGGCCCGTTCCTCGGACCTGGCCGATCGCGACCTTCCCGGACGCATTCTCGCCAGGGGTTTGAGCGAGGCCACTTCAGGGGTGAAGGCCGCTCCGCCGATTCCCGAGAAGGACACGGCCCTCGTCAAGCCCGGCACCGTGGCCGTGGCCCTGCTGCTGCCCCAGACCGGACAGCTGCGCGGTCTGGCCTCCAAAGTGCAGGCCGGAGCCAACGCGGCCAAGGCCATGCTCACCGCCCAGGGATCGCAGGTGGACATCCGGGTGATCAACACCGATGATCCCAATTTCGTGGACCACCTGACGGCCCTGCCCCATGAGGTCACCCTGGTGGGCGGGCCCATGCACGCCTCCTACTTCAAGAGCCTCCCGCCCAGCGGCGAATTGTCCCGCAGAGTGTTTCTCACCTTCATGCCCGAAATCTCCGACGCCGAGGAAGGCAAGCACGTCTGGCGGTTCTTCTGGAGCCCGCAGGACGAGGTCAGCGCTGTGTTGAACATTCCAATTGAAGAGGGCGTGAAGCGCTACGGGGTTCTCTACCCCGAGGACCGCATGGGCAAACGTCTGGCCGACGCCTTTTCCGCAGCCGTCACCGCTCGCGGGGGCGAAGTCGCCACCATCCAGCCCTATCCCCCCCAGGACGTGCCCAAATGGGGCGACATAGTGAAAAGCATGGTCAGAGCCGTTCCCAAGGGAACCGACGGCAAAAACTTCGCGGCCCGCCCTGACTTCGATGCCATCTACATCCCAGACGAACTGCAGCGTGCCGAGCACATGATCGGCCAGCTCCAGTTCTACCAGGCGGACTCGCTCATCGTGCTCGGTCCGCAGCTGTGGTCCACCGCGCTCTCCGGACAGGGGGCCAAGCCGAACATCAACCCCGCCAACTACCGTTTCGCATTCTGCCCGGGAGCCTGGTGGCCGCAGTCCACCTCCAAGGTCGTGACCGACTTGAGGTCCCATCTTCCCAAGGACCAGCAGGCCGACGCCGACTTCTGGACCTCCCTGGGTTTCGACTTCGTGCGTCTGGCAGCCACGGCCGGTACGGTTTCGCCAGATACCGCTCCCTCGGAAATCACCAGACGGCTTAACGAGGCGTCCAAAAAGATGGAATGGGCCATGGCTCCCATCAGCTGGGACAGCTCCGGGCACGCCAAGATGTCCATGTACTTTTTCAGGCCCTCGGTTGAGGGGCTGGCCCCGGTGGACAAGGACGGCTTCAAGGAGCGCCTGGACGCCCTGAGGGCCAAGCAGCAGCCCCAGCAGTGAATTCCGTGCGGGCTTTGCCCGAACGGGCGGCCTGGGACCCGTTCGCCCTGGCCGCCCGCGCTGTTCCCGGGCTGGACGGGCTTCGCGGTCTGGCCTGCCTGATGATCTTCAACGTCCATTTCTTCGCCCAGTTCGCCGACGCCTCCTACTTCGTCGCCCCTGGTGGCCTCCTCCACGAGATTCTGCACACCCTTCATTCCGGCTCCCACGGGGTGGACGTGTTTTTCGTGGTCTCGGGCTTTCTCATCTACGGTTCACTTACCCGCAAGCGCCCGAATCTCTCCCGGTTCCTGGTGGAACGCTACAAACGCCTGCTTCCGGTGGTGCTGGTGATAAACATCCCCGCGCTTTACTGGGTAAACGCCAACTGGAAGGAGATCGTGGACAACGTCTTCTTTCTCGACCTGTTCGGGTCCAAGCTGGTCACCTTCGTCTCCTGGGCATTGGTCTACGAGATGTACTTTTACCTGTTGTGCGGGGTGTGGCTCATCGTGCTGGGGCGCGGCAAGAACGGTCCGCCCTGGCTCTCATGGTCGGCGCTGTGCGTACTCTTCGTGGCCAACAGCCTCTCTTTCAAGCTGACTCCGGTTCTCTCCGACTGGCGCTTCGTGGGGTTCTTCGTAGGCATAGGATTGGCCATGCTCCGGGCCGACACTCGCGGCAGGCGGGTATTCGAGATGGTTCCGCGTGGGGTCTGGCCGGTCTGCCTTGGGGTGCTGGCCCTGGCCTGTTGGTTGTGGTCGCAAGATGTCGTGGGCATGCTTTCTGCGAAGTCGCCCGCGCTGGCCTTGGGCTATTTCACCCTGTTCGATCTTGTTGTGGCCCTGTTGGTGGCCTCTTTGGTGAACGCCGCAAGCGCAAAAACCTCACCTGGCAGCCAACATACACCAAGAGGAGTTCACTCTGCCGCCCTGCCCGCTGGAGGCGGAATCTTCACCTGGATGCCGCTTCGCTGCGTGGGAGCCGTGAGCTACTCGCTGTTTCTCCTCCACACCCAGTGGGGTCTGCCTCTGGCCACCACCCTCTTCGGCAAGCCAGCCAGCCTGGCAGGACTCGCGCTGCACTACGGCCTG
Coding sequences within it:
- a CDS encoding C_GCAxxG_C_C family protein; this encodes MSDVLIHALAERAEALFLSREMYCAESIMTVLNDGLGGGLDREQARGLAMGFGEGLGKAGCICGALAGAVMATSWFLSRSLPPTTVREASKILHDKFKADHGSSCCRVLTKPVKAVPAKHFAKCSGLTRYGTELAARLILERLPELAGGAHHPRLRRRSRLASLLRRLADKLG
- a CDS encoding penicillin-binding protein activator, whose amino-acid sequence is MITSRLLNASLIILLFTLSGCAGMDFFGKDAPPTSPQEQAALQAKADEAWRAAKYDRALTLYGLILQGQSLTREAKLTAHERSARAALYTGRAAEALTSLDNWAQTDSKVKATWEWTSLYIQALSATGRERQAEEHLAKILQGRGNPFELTGPAGIELAKRYASRDQASQAAQALRTQHAKAPNRKDRAQFESDTARMLGSLEPKPMSAFLSTVNEANKNVFPYNLIAFENLRRAVSANPAERGRMQDMADRLARSSDLADRDLPGRILARGLSEATSGVKAAPPIPEKDTALVKPGTVAVALLLPQTGQLRGLASKVQAGANAAKAMLTAQGSQVDIRVINTDDPNFVDHLTALPHEVTLVGGPMHASYFKSLPPSGELSRRVFLTFMPEISDAEEGKHVWRFFWSPQDEVSAVLNIPIEEGVKRYGVLYPEDRMGKRLADAFSAAVTARGGEVATIQPYPPQDVPKWGDIVKSMVRAVPKGTDGKNFAARPDFDAIYIPDELQRAEHMIGQLQFYQADSLIVLGPQLWSTALSGQGAKPNINPANYRFAFCPGAWWPQSTSKVVTDLRSHLPKDQQADADFWTSLGFDFVRLAATAGTVSPDTAPSEITRRLNEASKKMEWAMAPISWDSSGHAKMSMYFFRPSVEGLAPVDKDGFKERLDALRAKQQPQQ
- a CDS encoding acyltransferase is translated as MNSVRALPERAAWDPFALAARAVPGLDGLRGLACLMIFNVHFFAQFADASYFVAPGGLLHEILHTLHSGSHGVDVFFVVSGFLIYGSLTRKRPNLSRFLVERYKRLLPVVLVINIPALYWVNANWKEIVDNVFFLDLFGSKLVTFVSWALVYEMYFYLLCGVWLIVLGRGKNGPPWLSWSALCVLFVANSLSFKLTPVLSDWRFVGFFVGIGLAMLRADTRGRRVFEMVPRGVWPVCLGVLALACWLWSQDVVGMLSAKSPALALGYFTLFDLVVALLVASLVNAASAKTSPGSQHTPRGVHSAALPAGGGIFTWMPLRCVGAVSYSLFLLHTQWGLPLATTLFGKPASLAGLALHYGLSLGVSFILATFLYMHLEKFYFTRR